The Hyphomonadaceae bacterium ML37 genome includes a region encoding these proteins:
- a CDS encoding TIGR02186 family protein, with amino-acid sequence MTARLILIAGLAAGLAAAGAPSFGQAGTVDPEPQIAAALTENVVEIRSNFSGAELVLYGAAVGLTEGDDIAVVVRGPVRDLRVMRRQRVMGVWVNADPVIFEEVAGYYAVASTRPLAEFATFSSLRRNRIGMDHVRLSAPDSERIETRFGVAGVVVSDIGAAIVDYRTALVRNKARDALYVEAPDGVEILEAGLFRARVVLPPATPTGVYDADVYLFRDGVPIAVRRTSLEVVKGGTERAIYDLAHERPLAYGLLSVLLAVFAGWLAAFVMRRT; translated from the coding sequence ATGACCGCGCGGCTGATCCTGATCGCAGGGCTGGCGGCGGGGCTGGCCGCCGCTGGCGCGCCGTCGTTCGGGCAGGCCGGGACTGTGGACCCTGAACCCCAGATCGCGGCGGCGCTGACGGAGAATGTGGTGGAGATCCGCTCCAACTTCTCCGGCGCGGAACTGGTGCTTTATGGCGCTGCGGTGGGGCTGACCGAGGGCGATGACATTGCGGTGGTGGTGCGCGGCCCGGTGCGCGATCTGCGCGTGATGCGCCGCCAGCGCGTGATGGGCGTCTGGGTCAATGCCGATCCGGTGATTTTTGAAGAAGTGGCGGGATATTACGCCGTGGCGTCGACACGGCCCCTGGCGGAGTTCGCGACCTTCTCCTCGCTGCGCCGCAACCGCATCGGGATGGACCATGTGCGCCTGTCCGCGCCGGACAGCGAGCGCATCGAGACCCGCTTCGGCGTGGCCGGCGTGGTGGTGTCCGATATCGGCGCGGCGATTGTCGATTACCGCACGGCGCTGGTGCGCAACAAGGCGCGCGACGCGCTGTATGTGGAAGCGCCTGACGGGGTGGAGATCCTGGAGGCCGGGCTGTTCCGCGCGCGGGTGGTGCTGCCGCCGGCGACGCCCACGGGCGTGTATGACGCTGACGTCTATCTGTTTCGCGACGGCGTGCCCATCGCGGTGCGGCGCACCTCGCTGGAGGTGGTCAAGGGCGGGACCGAGCGGGCCATCTACGACCTTGCCCATGAACGCCCGCTCGCCTATGGCCTGTTGTCCGTGCTGCTCGCGGTGTTCGCTGGATGGCTGGCCGCCTTCGTGATGCGCCGCACCTGA
- a CDS encoding DUF3429 domain-containing protein, which produces MKRLSDAPLLPVVLGFAGLIPFVGGALGLALGGQIALQAANALPVYGAVILSFLAGGRWAAELVIRADAPRPGVLILAVSVALAGWLAVLMQVWARPGLPLDMELAGWGVLIFGFALQYLWDRSAVRGATFPGWYLPLRLLLTAGAMLSLMLAAFIRSSPTFSL; this is translated from the coding sequence ATGAAACGCCTCAGTGATGCCCCGCTTCTGCCTGTGGTGCTCGGCTTCGCCGGGCTCATTCCCTTTGTCGGTGGCGCGCTGGGGCTGGCGCTGGGCGGGCAGATCGCGCTGCAGGCGGCGAACGCCCTGCCGGTCTATGGCGCGGTGATCCTGTCCTTCCTGGCGGGCGGGCGCTGGGCGGCGGAGCTGGTGATCCGCGCCGACGCGCCGCGGCCGGGCGTGCTCATTCTGGCGGTGAGCGTGGCGCTGGCGGGCTGGCTGGCGGTGCTGATGCAGGTCTGGGCCCGGCCCGGCCTGCCGCTGGACATGGAACTGGCGGGCTGGGGCGTGCTGATCTTCGGCTTCGCGCTGCAATATTTGTGGGACCGCTCGGCGGTGCGCGGGGCGACCTTTCCCGGCTGGTATCTGCCGCTGCGGCTGCTGCTGACGGCGGGCGCCATGCTCAGCCTGATGCTCGCCGCCTTCATCCGCTCGTCACCGACCTTCAGCCTCTAG
- a CDS encoding IS5 family transposase (programmed frameshift) produces MVLVRGLMTDEEWAFFAPFVVATGGKRGRPPSDHRRVLDGVFWIARTGAPWRDLHDYFGPWTRVYRQFRRWTLSGVWEVMLEALGESGAVPDSLQMVDSTIVRAHHQAAGAKRGTQKQGFGRSKGGFTTKIHLRTNAEGLPIAAEITGGEVSDYKGYEAVMAAHGPVPRVLLADKGYDSDNIRTSLEAAGAVPMIPARRNRKNPVQIDDFVYGLRNRIERCFNKLRCSRRLATRYDKTADSYLGFIHLASIRLWFRYFVNST; encoded by the exons GTGGTCTTGGTTCGCGGTTTGATGACGGACGAGGAGTGGGCGTTCTTTGCGCCTTTCGTGGTGGCGACCGGAGGCAAGCGGGGCCGCCCGCCTTCTGATCATCGCCGCGTGCTGGACGGCGTGTTCTGGATCGCGCGCACCGGCGCGCCCTGGCGTGATCTTCACGACTATTTCGGTCCGTGGACGCGGGTCTACCGCCAGTTCCGCCGCTGGACGCTGTCAGGCGTGTGGGAGGTGATGTTGGAAGCGCTGGGCGAGAGCGGGGCCGTACCCGACAGTCTTCAAATGGTCGATTCCACTATCGTTCGCGCGCACCATCAGGCTGCGGGCGCTA AAAGGGGGACTCAAAAACAGGGTTTTGGGCGCTCAAAAGGTGGCTTCACGACCAAAATACACCTTCGCACCAACGCTGAAGGGCTGCCCATAGCCGCTGAGATCACCGGCGGTGAAGTCTCCGACTACAAAGGTTATGAGGCGGTGATGGCCGCGCATGGCCCAGTCCCGCGCGTCCTGCTGGCCGACAAAGGCTATGACAGCGACAATATCCGAACATCGCTGGAAGCCGCCGGCGCCGTGCCGATGATCCCGGCGCGCCGAAACCGCAAGAACCCCGTCCAGATCGACGACTTCGTCTATGGGCTGAGAAACCGCATCGAGCGGTGCTTCAACAAGCTGCGCTGCTCACGCCGCCTCGCCACACGCTACGACAAGACCGCCGACAGCTATCTCGGCTTCATCCATCTCGCTTCAATCCGCCTGTGGTTCCGGTACTTTGTCAACAGCACCTAG
- a CDS encoding pilus assembly protein, which produces MIARLARLVSLARFARDRRGVSAVEFALIAPILIALYLGAAQLSLALSADRKVSSAALVVADLTAQRDTVNNAELADYFAAGRAMAAPFNAAGLALRVSSVRMHDDGTIFLAWSQADGMEPAAAAPVLPAGLLVPGGSVIVVDAEMAFTTSFGELFGGAVTLSDSALLRPRRSGHVNNASEPNGGLEAPPVELVPDPEPEPEPEPEPEPEPEPEPEPVAPTPPPSCHWLARLLRLC; this is translated from the coding sequence ATGATCGCGCGTCTGGCCCGCTTGGTGTCTCTGGCCCGCTTCGCCCGCGACCGGCGCGGCGTGTCGGCGGTGGAGTTTGCGCTGATCGCACCGATCCTGATCGCGTTGTATCTGGGCGCGGCCCAGCTCAGCCTGGCGCTCAGCGCCGACCGCAAGGTGTCCAGCGCTGCGCTGGTGGTGGCCGATCTGACGGCCCAGCGCGACACCGTCAACAATGCCGAGCTTGCCGATTATTTCGCCGCGGGCCGCGCCATGGCGGCGCCCTTCAACGCGGCGGGCCTTGCGCTGCGCGTCTCTTCGGTGCGCATGCATGATGACGGCACGATTTTCCTGGCCTGGAGCCAGGCCGATGGCATGGAGCCCGCCGCCGCGGCCCCGGTCCTGCCCGCCGGCCTTTTGGTCCCGGGCGGTTCGGTGATCGTGGTGGACGCCGAGATGGCGTTCACCACCTCGTTCGGCGAGTTGTTCGGCGGCGCCGTCACCTTGAGCGATTCCGCCTTGCTGCGTCCGCGCCGGTCGGGTCATGTGAATAATGCCAGCGAGCCCAATGGCGGGCTGGAAGCCCCGCCGGTGGAGCTGGTTCCGGATCCTGAGCCGGAACCCGAACCGGAGCCTGAACCCGAGCCCGAACCCGAGCCTGAACCGGAGCCCGTCGCCCCGACGCCGCCGCCCAGCTGCCACTGGCTCGCGCGTCTGCTGCGCCTGTGCTGA
- a CDS encoding pilus assembly protein, with the protein MSEPVRQQAGRRHLLTLRFIKAREGATAVEFALIAGPFFLLLMGVIEIALFFFASTMIETATAEAARDIRTGEVIVAGDGPGEFRDRICARAGGIVDCARLQVDVRRVDSFSAAQLGALVGEDGVDSSGFDFDPGGPGEIVVVRAVYEWPLIAPGQFNGLANLPGNKRLIVASAAFRNEQFGT; encoded by the coding sequence ATGAGTGAACCTGTGCGCCAACAGGCGGGCCGCCGCCATTTGCTGACCCTGCGCTTTATCAAGGCGCGCGAGGGCGCAACGGCTGTCGAGTTCGCGCTGATCGCCGGACCGTTCTTCCTTCTGCTCATGGGCGTGATCGAGATCGCCCTGTTCTTCTTCGCCTCCACCATGATCGAAACCGCCACCGCCGAAGCCGCGCGCGATATCCGCACCGGCGAGGTCATTGTGGCCGGGGACGGGCCGGGCGAGTTCCGCGACCGCATCTGTGCACGCGCTGGCGGAATCGTGGACTGCGCGCGTCTGCAAGTGGATGTGCGCCGGGTCGACAGTTTCAGCGCCGCCCAGCTGGGAGCGCTGGTGGGCGAAGACGGGGTGGATTCCTCCGGTTTTGACTTCGATCCGGGCGGGCCGGGCGAGATCGTCGTCGTCCGCGCGGTCTATGAATGGCCGCTGATCGCGCCGGGCCAGTTCAATGGGCTGGCCAATCTGCCCGGCAACAAGCGCCTGATCGTCGCTTCGGCGGCCTTCCGCAACGAACAGTTCGGGACCTGA
- a CDS encoding ATP-binding protein, translating into MRFRLRSIMPKGLFARSLLIIVLPVALMQGAVTWAFFEQHWRSTTARLSENIAGDVAMIVEMHARSSDEDFEPIADLAFSTLGLSVEFHPADALPTSRRTAFFRVLDRTLRRALAGQLTEPFWFDTTRYPNYVDIRVEAGGGVLRFIAARDQVFATTGHIFVIWLSGATLLLMTVAILFIRNQVKPIRQLAEAAEAFGRGQDVERFKPAGAREVRQAASAFLDMRARLKRHMEQRTQLLAGVSHDLRTPLTRLRLQLALMPDSPEREAARSDIADMEAALEEYLAFARGQAGEEPGLLDLTALCETLGDDAARQGVDLRLDLEEDLIVQAREGALKRALVNLVQNAAAHGQDVALSARRQGPRIEVVIDDDGPGIAPDLREDAFRPFNRLDDSRNANRTGVGLGLAIARDTVRAHGGELRLEDSPLGGLRARISLPA; encoded by the coding sequence ATGCGCTTTCGCTTGCGGTCCATCATGCCCAAGGGCCTGTTCGCCCGCTCGCTGCTGATCATCGTGCTGCCTGTGGCGCTGATGCAGGGCGCGGTGACCTGGGCGTTTTTCGAACAGCACTGGCGGTCCACCACAGCGCGCCTGTCGGAAAATATCGCCGGCGACGTGGCGATGATCGTGGAGATGCATGCGCGCTCCAGCGATGAGGATTTCGAGCCTATCGCCGACCTCGCCTTCTCCACCCTGGGCCTCAGCGTTGAGTTCCACCCCGCCGACGCCCTGCCCACCAGCCGGCGCACCGCCTTTTTCCGGGTCCTGGACCGCACCTTGCGCCGCGCGCTGGCAGGCCAGCTCACCGAGCCGTTCTGGTTCGACACCACGCGCTATCCCAATTATGTCGACATCCGCGTCGAGGCGGGCGGCGGCGTCTTGCGCTTCATCGCCGCACGCGATCAGGTCTTCGCCACCACGGGCCATATCTTCGTCATCTGGCTGAGCGGCGCGACGCTGCTCCTGATGACCGTCGCCATCCTGTTCATCCGCAACCAGGTCAAACCCATCCGGCAGCTGGCCGAGGCCGCCGAGGCGTTCGGGCGCGGTCAGGACGTGGAGCGCTTCAAGCCCGCCGGCGCGCGCGAGGTGCGCCAGGCCGCCAGCGCCTTCCTGGATATGCGCGCCCGCCTGAAGCGCCATATGGAGCAGCGCACCCAGCTGCTGGCCGGGGTCAGCCATGATCTGCGCACGCCGCTGACCCGCCTGCGCCTGCAGCTCGCCCTGATGCCCGACAGTCCCGAGCGCGAGGCCGCCCGCAGCGACATCGCCGACATGGAGGCGGCGCTCGAGGAGTATCTGGCCTTTGCGCGCGGCCAGGCGGGTGAAGAGCCCGGACTGCTGGACCTCACCGCCCTGTGCGAGACACTGGGCGATGATGCGGCCCGGCAGGGCGTGGATCTGCGCCTTGATCTGGAAGAGGATCTCATTGTCCAGGCCCGAGAAGGCGCCCTGAAGCGCGCCCTGGTCAATCTGGTGCAGAACGCCGCCGCCCATGGGCAGGACGTGGCGCTGAGCGCACGGCGGCAGGGACCGCGCATCGAGGTGGTCATCGATGATGACGGCCCGGGCATTGCGCCGGACCTGCGCGAGGACGCCTTCCGCCCGTTCAACCGGCTGGATGATTCGCGCAACGCCAACCGGACCGGCGTGGGGCTGGGCCTGGCCATCGCGCGTGATACCGTGCGCGCCCATGGCGGAGAGTTGCGCCTGGAGGACTCGCCTCTGGGCGGCTTGCGCGCGCGCATCTCGCTGCCGGCGTGA
- a CDS encoding response regulator transcription factor produces the protein MSEPRPHHVLVVDDDDRIRELLARFLREKGLRVSPAPDGARALALMEQISFDLVILDVMMPGLDGFEVTRRVRERAATPILLLTARGEPEDRIRGLSLGADDYLAKPFEPEELVLRVQAILRRSLPRKLGPARVSFGEWMFEMTTLRLTRDGQPVRLTGGEAALLHALAAQPGEPVSRATLSERAAAGAGERAVDVQITRLRRKVEADPKAPVWVQTVRGEGYRLVAEPVYAPMTSVTPVHG, from the coding sequence ATGTCTGAACCCCGCCCCCACCACGTGCTGGTCGTCGATGACGATGACCGCATCCGCGAGCTGCTGGCGCGCTTTCTGCGCGAGAAGGGCCTGCGGGTGTCCCCCGCGCCCGACGGCGCGCGCGCCCTGGCCCTGATGGAGCAGATCAGCTTCGATCTGGTGATTCTCGACGTGATGATGCCAGGCCTGGACGGGTTCGAGGTGACGCGGCGCGTGCGTGAACGCGCCGCCACGCCGATCCTCCTCCTGACCGCGCGCGGCGAGCCGGAAGACCGCATTCGCGGCCTGTCGCTGGGTGCGGATGATTATCTGGCCAAACCGTTCGAGCCCGAAGAGCTGGTGCTGCGCGTGCAGGCGATCCTGCGCCGCTCCCTGCCCCGCAAGCTCGGCCCCGCCCGGGTCAGCTTCGGCGAGTGGATGTTCGAGATGACGACGTTGCGCCTGACGCGCGACGGCCAGCCGGTGCGCCTGACCGGCGGGGAAGCCGCGCTGCTGCATGCGTTGGCCGCCCAGCCGGGCGAGCCGGTCAGCCGCGCGACCCTGTCAGAACGCGCCGCCGCCGGCGCGGGCGAGCGGGCGGTGGATGTCCAGATCACCCGCCTGCGCCGCAAGGTGGAGGCCGACCCCAAGGCGCCCGTCTGGGTCCAGACCGTGCGCGGCGAGGGCTATCGCCTGGTGGCCGAGCCGGTCTATGCGCCCATGACCTCCGTCACGCCTGTGCACGGGTGA